One window of Cervus elaphus chromosome 2, mCerEla1.1, whole genome shotgun sequence genomic DNA carries:
- the MRGPRG gene encoding mas-related G-protein coupled receptor member G: MATAGLRPADPLGLAASRSVVQPLPTSLSRVHTSTPFACSPVQPTLTSATTSVHGLLNRSLVLPASHQPASMFGIWGTFSSVVFYLTLAVGLGGLLGNALVLWHLGFHIKKGPFAVYVLHLAAADFLFLGCQLAFSAVQAALGSEHSLYFAVTFVAFSVGLWLLAAFSAERCLSDLFPACYQGCRPRHTSGVVCGLSWALAPPAVLLTSDACGLLRKSARPLACLRHHAASVAGLLALACAAFAAGLVLFVWVACCSQRQRPRFYGAVLGSALLLLVCGLPYLLCWTLLPYVPSFLLSTFFPLATLLACVHCSARPLIYFTVGRQPGRQEPLRAVLRRSLGEGVQLGGQRGLPAHGPRTLQDSTSFPGSPTLGTQGLGAGQVTSSKSPDCGEPRLQKEKQSTSPTWSPRKEAGGQAGRGRTVTFLTFKLPGARPPRLSTRRDSLPRAASHPPRAAFPGLVFELLSVRVSHWNRRGLPGRQGPSDREKASAALGSGPPPSLQELSVCRRAGPLLGRSELDPSGS, encoded by the exons ATGGCTACCGCTGGTCTCCGCCCGGCTGACCCTCTGGGGCTGGCAGCCAGCAGGAGCGTAGTCCAGCCTCTCCCCACGTCCTTGAGTCGTGTCCACACGAGCACTCCCTTTGCCTGCAGTCCCGTCCAGCCGACGCTGACCTCTGCAACAACGTCGGTACACGGCCTTCTCAATCGCTCTCT GGTCCTGCCCGCCAGCCACCAGCCGGCCAGCATGTTCGGGATCTGGGGGACCTTCAGCAGTGTGGTTTTCTACCTCACCCTGGCCGTGGGCCTCGGGGGGCTGCTGGGCAACGCGCTGGTGCTTTGGCACCTCGGCTTCCACATCAAGAAGGGCCCCTTCGCCGTCTACGTGCTCCACCTGGCCGCCGCGGACTTCCTGTTCCTGGGCTGCCAGCTGGCCTTCTCGGCCGTGCAGGCGGCCCTGGGCTCCGAGCACAGCCTCTACTTCGCGGTCACCTTCGTGGCCTTCTCCGTGGGCCTCTGGCTGCTGGCGGCCTTCAGCGCCGAGCGCTGCCTCTCCGACCTCTTCCCCGCCTGCTACCAGGGCTGCCGCCCCAGACACACGTCGGGCGTCGTCTGCGGCCTCAGCTGGGCCCTGGCCCCGCCGGCCGTGCTGCTGACCTCCGACGCCTGCGGCCTTCTGCGCAAGAGCGCGCGCCCGCTGGCCTGCCTGCGCCACCACGCGGCCAGCGTGGCCGGGCTGTTGGCCCTGGCCTGCGCGGCCTTCGCGGCCGGCCTGGTCCTCTTCGTCTGGGTGGCGTGCTGCTCCCAGCGCCAGCGCCCGCGGTTCTACGGCGCCGTGCTGGGCTCCGCGCTCCTGCTGCTCGTCTGCGGCCTCCCCTACCTCCTCTGCTGGACCCTGCTCCCGTACGTCCCGAGCTTCCTGCTGTCCACCTTCTTCCCGCTGGCCACCCTCCTGGCCTGCGTCCACTGCAGCGCCAGGCCCCTCATCTACTTCACGGTGGGCCGGCAGCCGGGCCGGCAGGAACCTCTGCGGGCGGTCCTTCGGCGCTCCCTGGGGGAGGGCGTCCAGCTGGGGGGCCAGAGGGGTCTCCCTGCTCATGGGCCACGT ACCCTCCAGGACTCCACGTCATTCCCCGGCTCACCCACTCTGGGGACCCAAGGGCTGGGGGCCGG CCAGGTGACCTCCAGCAAGTCGCCTGACTGCGGGGAGCCTCGTCTGCAGAAGGAGAAGCAGAGTACATCTCCGACCTGGAGTCcgaggaaggaggcaggaggccAGGCTGGCAGAGGGCGGACCGTGACCTTCCTGACCTTCAAG CTCCCCGGTGCCCGCCCGCCCCGGCTGAGCACCCGGAGGGACTCCCTGCCCAGAGCAGCCTCCCACCCACCTCGCGCTGCATTTCCTGGGCTCGTGTTTGAGCTTCTCAGTGTCCGCGTGTCTCACTGGAAC AGAAGGGGCCTCCCGGGCCGGCAGGGCCCCTCCGACAGGGAGAAGGCGTCTGCAGCCCTCGGCTCTGGGCCCCCTCCTAGCCTGCAGGAGCTGAGCGTTTGCAGA CGAGCTGGACCCCTGCTGGGCCGCAGCGAGCTGGACCCCTCGGGCAGCTGA